A segment of the Prochlorococcus sp. RS04 genome:
TCTAATTCATCTAATAGCGAATCGATCTTTGCATTAGATATTAACTTAGGGAAAATTACATATCCATTTTCCTTATATTGATCAAAAAGATTAATCATCAAATTTCCTTTGCTCACGTAGTAATTTTACTTTAATAAAAATTTTGTTTCATTTAAAATTTACTTTAACTTAAAAGTTTCAGAACTAAAAATTACTTAAATTTTATACACACTTAAATAAAATTTTGTGATATAAATTCTTTCATTATTTACGTTTTTATAAATTTAATTTTTATAATGTTTTATTTATAAAACTCAAATCTTAATATTCTATAAAGTTTATTTGAATATTTTTATAATAAATAATTTTTTATTTATTTTTTTAATAAAATAAATGAAATTTTGAGTAAAAGTTGTATGCTTTTATATAATCAGCCTTTTTGGGTTGTAATCTATTATTTAAAGATAGCGCTTTTATTTTGAAACCAGTTATTTGTATAGCAGCTTATAATCGCCCAGATTCTTTAAAAAATTTACTTAATTCTATTAATAATGCTTTCTATCCATTTAATGTTAGTTTAATAATTTCTATTGAATATGGGGCACCTGCAGAGATCATAAAATTAGCAAAAGAATTCAATCATCCCAAATTAAATAAAGATATTATTATTAGAAAGGAAAGGCTAGGTTGTAGAAAACATATTTTGGCATGCGGAAATTTAACTTCAAAATATGAAAGTATAATTTTGTTAGAGGATGATTTAATTGTTGATAAATATTTCTATATTTATTCCTTAAATGCTGTTTTAGAATATTCAAAATCTCCTGATATTGCTGGAATTGCTCTTTACTCTTACAACCAAAATGAATTAAAAGGGATACCCTTTTATCCTCTAAATAATGGTTTTTCTACATATTTTATGCAATTTCCTTGTTCATGGGGGCAAGTTTGGACTAGAAGTCAATGGGAACCTTTTTACTCTTGGTATTTAACAATGGATGAAGATAAATTAAATAACATTTATGGATTACCAAAAGAAATAAAGAAATGGACCAAGCATTCATGGAAAAAGTTTTTTGCTGCATATCTTCTTATATTTAGAAAGTTAATCATTTATCCTTATCAAACGTTTAGCACAAATTCCTCAGGAGCAGGTGGAACGCATTATGCGTTTAAAACTAACTCTTTTCAAGTACCCTTAAATTTAAATGAAAGAAATCCTCCAGATTTTAATTTTGTACCAGTGCTTGATAAAAAAGTATGTTATGACATTTTTTTTGAACCAATCGGAGACCATATTTTTTCTGAATTAAATATAGATAAAAGAAGTTTAGAAATCGATTTGCAAGGATACAAACCTTACTTTCTTTTAAAGAAAAAAAAATATGTACTAACAAGTAAACCTGTTTCAAGGTATATTAAAATATTTCAATTAGATTTTTTACCTCCAGAAATTAATATAAAATTTAACAAGTTAGAAAAAAATAATGACTTCTATCTTGCAGAGTCTAAATATCTTATTTATTTACCACTATGGATAGTAACTTCAAAATATTTGTCTAAATTACCAGTTTTTAATTCATTAAGACCATTTAATATCTTTTGCCTTCTCTCAATTTTATTTAAAAGATTTAGTAATAAAATTACATACTTAATTAATAAATAAACATAAAGATAAAGTATTATAAAGACGTTATTGTTGTTTAATTAAAAGTTGCAAAAAAATAAATTTAAAAAGTATATAACAACAAATAATTTATTAATTTTGTACATATTTTTAATATGTATTGTTCCTTTTTTTGACTACACCTTAATTGGTTATTTAGGTATTTCAACTACAAGGGGATATTTGCTTACGTTTGGCCTATATTTTTCCATGGCTTTCGGTATATTTATTGGAAACAATTTTGGAAAATACATAAAAAAAAGGAGATTGGTTAATAATCAGTTATTAGAAATAAGTCTTTTTTATATTCCATTACTAGCAATTTCTGGAATGATTGGTATTGCATTATTTACTTTCAAACCAGGATTAACTTTTGAATATCAGCCATATATGGAATTTGCGGAATATTTAAAAGGCAGAGCAATAATACATTTGTTACCTGCTGGCTTAGTATATAAATTAAATACTAACTCAATAAATAAAAGGACACTATATTATACGGTAATAATTGCTATACTTTATGTTTTTTTATATGGAGAAAGGGCATACATAGTTCCATTTTGCGGAATACTTCTAATAAATTTAAATAGAAAAAATTTACTAAACTTTGGAAAATTGATAAATTATACTTTCTATTCTATTTTCATATTTATTCTTGTAGAACTTTCTCGATCATGGGTAGTTGTTCGTCTTGTAGCTAATGAACTTAATTTATTTGAAGCAATAAGACTATCTTTTTTGAGACTTGGAGTATATTATGCAGACACTTTTTTTAAAATATCGGCTTGCCTGGATAATACTCAATACAATTCAATTATGAAAGGTTGCAGAAGCGTAAGTTTAGATTGGTATACAACAACATTAACTAATAGAGGTTTTATATCTTATATTTTTCCTAATCTTCCATATTTATACATTCTTGCTTTACTTTTTATATTCTCTTATATTACCTCAAAAATAATAAAAAGTTATGAAAAATCTAACTACTTAGGATGGGACTCATTAATAGCTCCTTATCTTTTCAC
Coding sequences within it:
- a CDS encoding glycosyltransferase family 2 protein, translating into MKPVICIAAYNRPDSLKNLLNSINNAFYPFNVSLIISIEYGAPAEIIKLAKEFNHPKLNKDIIIRKERLGCRKHILACGNLTSKYESIILLEDDLIVDKYFYIYSLNAVLEYSKSPDIAGIALYSYNQNELKGIPFYPLNNGFSTYFMQFPCSWGQVWTRSQWEPFYSWYLTMDEDKLNNIYGLPKEIKKWTKHSWKKFFAAYLLIFRKLIIYPYQTFSTNSSGAGGTHYAFKTNSFQVPLNLNERNPPDFNFVPVLDKKVCYDIFFEPIGDHIFSELNIDKRSLEIDLQGYKPYFLLKKKKYVLTSKPVSRYIKIFQLDFLPPEINIKFNKLEKNNDFYLAESKYLIYLPLWIVTSKYLSKLPVFNSLRPFNIFCLLSILFKRFSNKITYLINK